The proteins below come from a single Marinobacter bohaiensis genomic window:
- a CDS encoding AraC family transcriptional regulator produces MKTDPCRPVFWRDDRMPHVELRKVEDGRQVCYAPHSHTQWSLGAITDGFSTFLYRKDTYRIDAGTLVLMNPNWVHACNPIDNRPWAYFMMYVDTDWLTALRYDAGLLDAPQWQDMATAVLRDPLWYDGYVRLAACLLDSQRALLDKQTMLVEYLTALMQALAERPDEPVAQAPEVLQDLAAYLKARAADEVSLDELCARSGYSSGHLVRAFKQHFGLPPHAYQINCRVQLGQQALKRGRPIAEAALDAGFTDQAHFQRTFKRLMAATPNQYRQPLLEQQVQAGRRQQ; encoded by the coding sequence ATGAAGACGGATCCCTGCCGGCCAGTATTCTGGCGCGATGACCGCATGCCCCACGTGGAGCTGCGCAAGGTCGAGGACGGTCGCCAGGTCTGTTACGCGCCGCACAGCCACACCCAGTGGTCGCTGGGCGCCATCACTGACGGCTTCAGCACCTTTCTCTACCGCAAGGACACTTACCGCATCGACGCCGGCACACTGGTGCTGATGAACCCCAACTGGGTCCACGCCTGCAATCCGATCGACAACCGGCCCTGGGCCTATTTCATGATGTACGTCGATACGGACTGGCTGACGGCGCTGCGCTATGACGCCGGGTTGCTCGACGCGCCGCAGTGGCAGGACATGGCCACCGCCGTGCTCAGGGATCCGCTCTGGTACGACGGGTACGTTCGTCTGGCCGCGTGCCTGCTGGACTCGCAGCGGGCGTTGCTGGACAAGCAGACGATGCTGGTCGAATACCTGACGGCATTGATGCAGGCTCTGGCAGAGCGGCCCGATGAGCCAGTAGCCCAGGCACCCGAGGTGTTGCAGGATCTGGCCGCCTACCTGAAGGCGCGGGCGGCGGATGAGGTGTCGCTCGACGAGTTGTGCGCGCGTTCGGGATACAGCTCGGGGCACCTGGTGCGCGCCTTCAAGCAGCACTTTGGCCTGCCTCCGCACGCCTACCAGATCAACTGCCGCGTCCAGCTCGGTCAGCAGGCCCTCAAACGCGGCCGTCCGATTGCCGAGGCCGCCCTGGACGCCGGTTTCACCGACCAGGCCCACTTCCAGCGCACCTTCAAGCGACTGATGGCGGCCACGCCGAACCAGTACCGCCAGCCCCTACTCGAACAACAGGTACAGGCAGGTCGCCGCCAGCAGTAA